In Lathyrus oleraceus cultivar Zhongwan6 chromosome 2, CAAS_Psat_ZW6_1.0, whole genome shotgun sequence, the DNA window CCCCAAAGTTTTTTCACTGCAACTACTTGACCTGTTTTCACCTTCACTTTATAAACCAGACCTGACCCGCCTCTACCGATCAAATTCTCACTGGTTAAAAATGGAATTATATCTTCCTCGCTGAACCCAACTCTCTGAAAAGATGTTGTCGTAAAAGCCCGTTTCGATTTTCCAACAAAAGCTTTCGACTTTCTCTTCAAGAACCACAAAACAGAAGCAAAAATCAACACAACAAAAGCAACTAAAACAATTATAGCAACAACTGAAAAGGGTTTGTGTTTCGAACAAGGACTAATGGTTTTCATCACATTGCTACATAAACTCGGGTTACCAGTTAAACCCGACAAATAAACTTGACTGTTAAAAACCGAAGGAACCTCGCCGGACAATTTGTTATCAGAAATATTGAACTGATTCAACTTTAGGTTCGTTAACTCCACCGGAATCTTTCCTGTTAAAAAGTTAACTGAAAGATCAAGGTATATTAAATCAGGTAAATTACCAAGCTCCGGTGGAATTGAACCGGCGAACCGGTTATGCGACAAGTTTAGCTCCGTTAATTCAGTCCAGGAAGTTACATTAAGGGGAATCTCACCGGAGAAAATATTCTCCTGCATTTTAAGCTTCTGCAACTTTTTCAAACCGGTTATGCAGGTAGGAACTTCACCTGCGAACCGGTTATTTCCAACATCGAATTCAACTAGCTCAACAAGTTCGCAGACTCCAACCGGAAACTCACCGGAAAACCTGTTACCAGATAAAATCAGTTTTGTGATTCCTGGAGAGACAGAACCAGAGATTGAACCTTTGAACTTGTTATGATCCATTTTCACAACATCAAGCTCTGGTAGATTCCAGAATCTCGGTGGAACTGAACCAGAGAAATCGTTATTCTCAATTCTTACATAAATAAGGGAATCACAGTGTCCATACTCATCAGGAAGAGACCCAGAAAATCGATTACTGAACGTAACAAGTCGCTGAAGTTTCTTCCTTATACAGAGAAACTCAGGTAACTCTCCGATGAAGTTGTTCGTTGAAACATCGATATTTCTCAATGCAGAGTTTCTTCCAAGATCTTGTGGTAGTTTCCCTGAAAAGCTATTGTTGAAAAGACTCAGATTAAGCAAGTTTGGGTTCAAAGCTAAACTTTCTGGAATTTCTCCACTGAGAAAGTTGTCATTCAAGTGAATTACAGAAAGATTCAATGAAGCGAGTTCTTGAGAAAATTTTCCGGTGAGTGCATTCTGAGAGAGGTCTAAGAGAGACAAATTTGTGAGGTTTGATAAACCTTGTGGAATTTCACCGGAAATATTGTTGTCGAAAAGTATAATTCGTTTCACATTTTTCATACCAGAAATTGTGTATGGGATTTTACCAGACAAAGAGTTTCGAGACAAATCGAAGTTTTCGATGGAAATAAGGTTTCCAATGGAATCTGGTATGTTACCTACGAGGTTTATGCTGGAGAGGTAGAGAAATTGTAGCTTAGTGAGGTTTCCCAGCTGTGAAGGTAAAGAACAAGGTTTCATTGTTTCGGTGTAGGTGAGTTCGAAATGAGTTAACTCACTGAGGTTACCTAAGAACGAAGGAACCGTTCCGGTGAAAAGGTTTGAAGACAAAATGAGAATTTTCAGTTGAGGAAACCGGCCGAAACTCGCCGGAATGTTGCCGGTGAAGTTGTTTAATGAAAGGTCGAGTACTCTTAGTTGGAAGATTTCTGAGTTGAATTCCGGCAAGTTTCCGACGAATAAGTTGTCGGAGATGTTCAACAAACGAAGCTTAGAACATGGTAAGATGGAGTGTGAAGAAATTGAATTGCCGAGAAAGTTGACAGCAAGAGAAAGGTTTTGGAGAGATGGAATGCGACAGAAATTGAAGGGAAAATCTCCGTAGATACCGATTTCGGAGAGGTCGATGGAAACAACTGATTTGTTTCGTGAGTCGCAGGTTATTCCTGTCCAGTTACAAGGATAATGTTCTGTGTTTGGAAACCAATCTTTGAGACTTTTGTTTTGGTCGTTGATTTGTGTGTTTTTGACATGAAGAAGAATTTCATAGTCTCTTGAGAGTGAAAAGGAGTTTCCATTTGAACATAGTAGTGAAAAAATAAGAATGAGAATgagtttttgttgttgtttttgtttttgtttttccATGTTGTAGAATTTTGGTAGAGGATGAAAATGGTGAAGCTTTGTAGTTGAAGTTTATAGAGTTTGAGACACGAGTGACAGGTTTTTCTCGTGAAGAGATAGTTTGTGTTATTCATGCATGAAGATAGGGACAGTTCTTCACAAGATTCACTTTAGTTGTTAAGGTACTAACAAAAAAGTGGTCTTGTTTTTTTTTTGGGAGAAAATTGTGTATTCAATTAATGTTAGAGGTTGGAAAGTGATTCGGATTGGGTTACTTTTGAAAATGGAAAAAGCAATTACTTAAATGTAAGAACAAGACAGAGGGAGAATCATTTCTAGATTGGATAAGGATGTCCATTTGGGAGAAGCTATGAGGTGTGAAACATTTTTGGAGATGATTTGAAGAACATTGTTGAGTGTTTTGTGAGGTTGAATTGAATTGGATATGGGAGAACCAATAGTGTTAGTTGAAGAGTGGTAATTGAGTGTAGATAGGTAGGTAGGTAGAGTGAGAATATTTTGGTTGGGAGAATAAGGAATGGTGAATTCTTAGAAGGGAAAGTGAGTATTAATTTATGTTCAAATTTCAAGGATATTGAAGGAAAGAAAGAAAAGTTAATGGTTGAGAAGAATCTGTTCCCTCTGGATGACTCTGCGTCGCCGTGAAGAATCAGCTATCTTTCCACCTTCATTTATAATGTTTCAAGGACGGTAATTAATGAGCATCACTACTCCCATTCCACTTGCCCTTATTTATATTGTTAGATTAGTGACGACTAGAGAGAAAACTTTGGTGAGATTCATTCAAGGAGAAAATTATTCATAAACATAACCTGTTTATCAATAGCTACTTTTTTAGGGTACctatttaattaaaatattagTCACTCTTAAAACAATTTCATAAATAGTTACAAGTTAAACAATATAGATTTAACATAGTAATTTTTATTTTACTACTTcctttattttttattataaaagagaatttttttttaatttattgaATAAATAATATATCTAATTTATATTTGGTTAAATATTAATTACTCAATTAATTTAAAACATAACATTTTATAGTAATAACTGAAATGAgtatttataattatttttttatttaattagtTTTCTCTCAGTAAATTTCCTTTTTTTTATTAATCTTTTCTTACTTATGGAATGTTCTGAATATTTTGAATTTTGGCCTTAAAGTTGTGGATTTTtcctccgttcctttttaagtgtcattttcTTGATAaagttttgtttctttttaattgtcacttacGAAATTCAAGATAGTATTAAATGcatttttgtcaaaattacccctatCTAATTATTatagagagagaaaaagtaaaatgaatgtagTATATAActaagggtattataggtaaaagaaaaattattgtttaaaaaGTAATAATAATGATTAGTTTTCTTGATAAGTGTAAAAACTCAAAAAATaacacttaaaaaggaacggagaGAGTATGTTTTTATTTCTCATTAACTTTTCTATTTCTAGCATACTAGATACTAGAGGTTATAATTAGGATTGTATCAAATCGATATCCTATAAGATTAAGAAGGTGATGGATTGCCTGGTCCCAAAAAGTCAATATATTTTTCTAGGTTAAAGACAAATGCAAGATGAAATTTTGGTGTTGAATAAAATCATGGATTATGCTAAGAGAAAGAAGAAGGAGAACTTCTTAGTCAAAGTTGATTTTCACAAAGCTTACGATTGATCTTTTGGGGATACTTGAGGTGCATCCCGTCTAGAATGGGATTTGACATTAAATGGCTTAAGTAGATGAAGACATTGGTTTTTTCAAGTTCAATGTCCATGTTAGTTAATGGGAGATCAACTAAAGACTATGAAGTTTGCAAGGGCTTGAGGCAAGAGGACCGTTATTCCCCTTTCTTGTTTTGGTTGGCAGCAGAAGGCTTAgaaaaaatgttttaaaaaatTTCAAGCTTAGGTGAAAATCACTGGATTCTAGGTAAATGATTCTATTCACTTTGATCTCATACAATTTGTAAATGACAcaattgtaagaacaaaaattgttctacaacagattccttgattttgatgataacaaaggatgaaaccaaaaatggcaccctaacgaaaagtttctaagtgtgcagggttctaaagatagaagaaataaatctgatgatgtcatcagatgcacaacaagatcagatacaaattatcaagtatcagaagcatctaaagtggaatctcgtttcaagaagctctgactctgaacaaatgccttctgtaaactctgaaatttatcagcgctatctgaactctcaagaaataacatcagaagccagatcccaagattctccagatacatgaagactctaatcagatttgttaatcatgatgaagtaacgtttaagccaagttaaaattctgcaaatggatttcctcaattagaaagagacgttaatctcctcttccaagagagaagatacta includes these proteins:
- the LOC127120516 gene encoding LRR receptor-like serine/threonine-protein kinase HSL2 translates to MEKQKQKQQQKLILILIFSLLCSNGNSFSLSRDYEILLHVKNTQINDQNKSLKDWFPNTEHYPCNWTGITCDSRNKSVVSIDLSEIGIYGDFPFNFCRIPSLQNLSLAVNFLGNSISSHSILPCSKLRLLNISDNLFVGNLPEFNSEIFQLRVLDLSLNNFTGNIPASFGRFPQLKILILSSNLFTGTVPSFLGNLSELTHFELTYTETMKPCSLPSQLGNLTKLQFLYLSSINLVGNIPDSIGNLISIENFDLSRNSLSGKIPYTISGMKNVKRIILFDNNISGEIPQGLSNLTNLSLLDLSQNALTGKFSQELASLNLSVIHLNDNFLSGEIPESLALNPNLLNLSLFNNSFSGKLPQDLGRNSALRNIDVSTNNFIGELPEFLCIRKKLQRLVTFSNRFSGSLPDEYGHCDSLIYVRIENNDFSGSVPPRFWNLPELDVVKMDHNKFKGSISGSVSPGITKLILSGNRFSGEFPVGVCELVELVEFDVGNNRFAGEVPTCITGLKKLQKLKMQENIFSGEIPLNVTSWTELTELNLSHNRFAGSIPPELGNLPDLIYLDLSVNFLTGKIPVELTNLKLNQFNISDNKLSGEVPSVFNSQVYLSGLTGNPSLCSNVMKTISPCSKHKPFSVVAIIVLVAFVVLIFASVLWFLKRKSKAFVGKSKRAFTTTSFQRVGFSEEDIIPFLTSENLIGRGGSGLVYKVKVKTGQVVAVKKLWGGNGRQKPEMESVFKSEIETLGRIRHANIVKLLFCCSSDDFRILVYEYMENGSLGDVLHEEKCDELLDWSKRFRVALGAAQGLAYLHHDCVPAIVHRDVKSNNILLDHDFVPRVADFGLAKTMQIQGSENAMSRIAGSCGYIAPEYGYTLKVTEKSDVYSFGVVLMELITGKRPNDSCFGENKDIVKWVTEIALSTSHEGVQDCVVTQIVDPRLNLDTSDYEEVEKVLNVALLCTSAFPISRPSMRRVVEFLKDHKLVHPKS